Proteins co-encoded in one Quercus robur chromosome 8, dhQueRobu3.1, whole genome shotgun sequence genomic window:
- the LOC126696323 gene encoding uncharacterized protein LOC126696323, translated as MKSSAENAAPLWKYVTRLEKASVGGGNVSFRCNYCEKIFKGSYSRVKAHLLKLPKFGIQACAKVGDEYQNEMQKLEDAFEESSRRLKKPKLVSLPSDSPTSPNLDSRESSTAKSHPFFPKKKGLGIGNSPLERAFNNQCREQLDCLIARTFYSAGLPFHFAKNPYLIEMIKFAANNNLAGYVPPGYNKLRTTLLQKEKAHIEKLLRAIKDTWKEKGLSIVVGEVGPQHVVQIITDNASVMKAVGSIVEAEYPHIFWSPCVVHTLNLALKNICAPKYSLQNEDAYNECNWIAQVLDEATFIRIFITNHSMRLAIFNSYSPLKLLAVAETRFASIIIMLKRLFQVAYILRFTEPIYEMLRVADTDAPILHKVYEMWDSMIENVKKEIYQHEGKEDYEESPFYDVVHNILIERYYTIKWIEEVRGRVTPHKDAEISVERNKCLKRIFPDPDDRQKVNVEFALKLLEQPCSSSCAERNWSTYGFIHSMRRNRITPKRVEDLVFVHSNLRLLSRRRPEYNSGESKKWDIGGDNWDEPFGGPELLEIAYLTLDEPEMETNIVENNDYVDDDDVVVL; from the exons ATGAAATCATCTGCTGAGAATGCTGCTCCTCTATGGAAATATGTTACTAGGTTAGAAAAAGCAAGTGTTGGTGGTGGGAATGTTTCTTTTAGATGTaactattgtgaaaaaattttcaagggGTCTTATTCAAGGGTGAAGGCACACTTGTTAAAATTGCCTAAGTTTGGAATACAAGCATGTGCCAAGGTTGGAGATGAGTATCAAAATGAAATGCAGAAATTAGAAGATGCATTTGAGGAATCTTCGCGTAGATTGAAGAAGCCTAAGTTAGTGTCTTTACCATCTGATTCTCCTACTAGTCCTAATTTGGATAGTAGGGAGAGTAGTACAGCTAAAAGTCATccatttttccccaaaaaaaaagggcttgggATTGGGAATTCTCCTTTGGAGAGGGCTTTTAACAATCAATGTCGAGAGCAATTAGATTGTCTTATTGCTAGGACATTTTACTCTGCTGGTTTACCCTTTCACTTTGCTAAGAACCCGTATTTGATTGAGATGATCAAGTTTGCAGCTAATAATAATTTAGCGGGCTATGTTCCTCCGGGTTACAATAAATTAAGAACAACTTTGTTGCAAAAAGAGAAGGCACATATTGAGAAGTTGTTGAGGGCAATTAAAGACACTTGGAAAGAAAAGGGTTTAAGCATT GTCGTTGGTGAGGTTGGGCCTCAACATGTTGTCCAAATTATTACTGATAATGCGTCTGTTATGAAGGCTGTAGGATCTATTGTTGAAGCTGAATATCCTCATATATTTTGGTCACCTTGTGTTGTGCATACTCTCAATTTGGCTTTGAAGAATATATGTGCACCTAAGTACTCTTTGCAGAATGAGGATGCATATAATGAATGTAATTGGATTGCACAAGTTTTAGATGAGGCAACTTTCATTCGTATTTTCATCACAAATCATTCTATGAGATTAGcaatttttaattcatattcTCCTTTGAAGTTACTTGCTGTTGCTGAAACACGATTTGCTTCAATAATTATCATGCTTAAAAGATtgtttcaa GTTGCATACATTCTGAGATTCACAGAACCTATTTATGAGATGCTTCGAGTGGCTGACACGGATGCACCTATTCTCCATAAGGTGTATGAaatgtgggattccatgatAGAAAATGTGAAGAAAGAAATATACCAACATGAAGGTAAGGAAGATTATGAGGAGTCTCCATTCTATGATGTGGTACACAATATACTTATTGAACG GTATTATACTATTAAATGGATTGAGGAAGTTAGAGGTCGTGTTACACCACATAAGGATGCTGAAATTTCAGTGGAGAGAAACAAGTGCCTCAAAAGGATCTTTCCTGATCCTGATGATAGGCAAAAAGTTAATGTGGAGTTTG CTCTAAAACTTCTTGAACAACCTTGCTCATCATCATGTGCTGAGAGGAATTGGAGTACATATGGCTTCATCCATTCTATGAGGAGGAATAGAATTACTCCTAAACGTGTTGAAGATTTAGTGTTTGTTCATTCTAATCTTCGACTTCTTTCAAGGAGGAGGCCCGAGTACAATAGTGGAGAATCTAAGAAGTGGGACATTGGTGGAGATAATTGGGATGAACCATTTGGAGGACCTGAGTTGCTTGAGATTGCTTATCTCACACTAGATGAGCCAGAGATGGAGACAAATATTGTTGAGAATAATGAttatgttgatgatgatgatgttgttgttCTTTGA
- the LOC126695623 gene encoding uncharacterized protein LOC126695623 codes for MAKTNKYTSINFNQIYEKTLPSNSNPNSKPIKKPSSSSSSSSPSYSAISSPKTHGRMLVLTRPTPTPTSKPKPITTPPPQPLSPQPQQSQLIPDRTRSDPGSDQISLRPLGSTGSGSPALSPVPSFERDKEVVGVVTSPKPDKFVPPHLRPGFSGREERIGPDMVRVRESGRNNFGTPGRYGEDGRPKSGGGYERMMRGDESELGMANRPRSSGSRPGSSG; via the exons ATGGCAAAAACCAACAAGTATACCTCCATTAACTTCAATCAGATCTACGAGAAAACCCTTCCTTCCAATTCCAATCCCAACTCCAAACCCATCAAAAAACCATcttcctcttcatcttcctcttcaCCCTCTTACTCTGCAATCTCTTCTCCCAAGACCCATGGCCGCATGTTGGTCCTGACCcgacccacacccacacccacatcCAAgcccaaacccatcaccactcCACCACCGCAACCTCTTTCCCCACAGCCCCAGCAAAGCCAGCTGATCCCCGATCGGACCCGGTCTGATCCCGGTTCGGACCAGATTTCTCTTCGTCCGTTGGGTAGTACCGGCTCCGGTTCTCCTGCTCTGTCACCGGTTCCGAGCTTTGAGAGGGACAAGGAGGTGGTGGGTGTGGTCACGTCTCCGAAGCCGGACAAATTTGTGCCTCCACATCTTAGACCCGGTTTTTCGGGGAGGGAGGAGCGGATTGGACCGGATATGGTCCGGGTCAGGGAATCGGGGCGGAACAATTTCGGGACTCCGGGTAGGTACGGAGAGGATGGGCGGCCCAAATCGGGTGGTGGGTATGAGAGGATGATGAGGGGTGATGAATCGGAGCTGGGAATGGCGAATCGGCCAAGATCGAGTGGAAGCCGGCCTGGTTCGAGTGGATG A
- the LOC126695628 gene encoding trans-resveratrol di-O-methyltransferase-like, which yields MDLSNEVSASELLQAQAHIWNHAFNFINSMSLKCAIQLGIPDIIHNNGQPMSLSKLVSALNVHPTKSHCVYRLMRILVHSGFFAKQKFDESEQEEEYSLTLTSRLLLKDEPLSAAPFFLVQVDPILTSTWDFLGTWLRNNDPTPFEMTHGMTFWDCVAHEPRFTNMFYNAMLSDSELIASVLIKECKWMFKGLKSLVDVGAGTGTMAIAISNEFPDIQCTVFDLPHVVANMQGTKNLDFIGGDMFEAIPPANAILLKWILHDWSDEECVKILKQCREAILSKNKEGKVIIIDMVLGIQEMDKESTETQLCFDLVMMVYLTGKERNEKEWKKLFLAAGFSHYKITPIMGLRSLIEVYP from the exons ATGGATTTGAGCAATGAAGTAAGTGCTAGTGAGCTACTTCAAGCTCAAGCCCATAtatggaatcatgctttcaatTTCATAAATTCAATGTCACTTAAATGTGCAATTCAATTAGGCATACCAGATATCATCCACAACAATGGCCAACCCATGTCTCTTTCCAAGCTTGTCTCTGCACTTAATGTCCACCCTACCAAATCTCACTGCGTCTACCGCCTTATGCGCATCCTAGTTCATTCTGGCTTCTTTGctaaacaaaaatttgatgaaagTGAGCAAGAAGAAGAGTATTCTCTTACTCTTACTTCCCGCCTTCTCCTAAAAGATGAGCCCTTGAGTGCAGCACCGTTTTTTCTTGTCCAAGTCGATCCCATATTGACTAGCACTTGGGATTTCTTGGGTACTTGGCTCAGAAACAATGATCCCACCCCATTTGAAATGACACACGGGATGACATTTTGGGATTGTGTGGCTCATGAACCAAGGTTCACAAACATGTTTTATAATGCCATGCTTAGTGACTCTGAGTTGATCGCGAGCGTTCTGATCAAAGAGTGTAAATGGATGTTCAAGGGATTAAAGTCCTTGGTGGATGTAGGGGCTGGCACAGGAACTATGGCTATTGCAATTTCAAACGAGTTCCCTGACATTCAGTGTACTGTGTTTGATCTTCCACATGTTGTAGCTAACATGCAGGGGACCAAGAACTTGGACTTTATTGGAGGGGACATGTTTGAGGCAATACCTCCAGCAAACGCAATTTTACTCAAG TGGATTCTGCATGACTGGAGCGACGAAGAGTGTGTGAAGATATTGAAGCAATGTAGAGAAGCAATTTTGAGCAAAAACAAGGAAGGGAAGGTGATAATCATAGACATGGTCCTTGGAATCCAGGAAATGGACAAGGAGTCAACCGAAACACAATTATGCTTTGATCTGGTGATGATGGTCTACCTGACAGGCAAAGAACGTAACGAAAAAGAATGGAAGAAGCTCTTCTTGGCTGCTGGCTTCAGCCACTATAAGATAACTCCTATTATGGGTCTGAGGTCGCTCATTGAGGTTTACCCTTAG